One Parageobacillus sp. KH3-4 genomic region harbors:
- a CDS encoding site-2 protease family protein, whose protein sequence is MEHLLPYSLQQIPYVFMALAIAFSVHEFAHAYVAYKFGDPTAKNEGRLTLAPLAHLDLLGTLLIFLAGFGWAKPVPVNRLNFANPRLAGILVSAAGPFSNLLLAAFGFLVWYSMIRFGVMAAIPDWFAAGFDTFFQIFISLNAVLFIFNLLPFPPLDGYRIIEDLAPQGVRVKLTQWESYGALLFLILVLTPLDRYTIQPLFNVAIPFVLESLQSFFSAVFF, encoded by the coding sequence GTGGAACATTTATTGCCTTATTCGCTTCAGCAAATCCCATATGTGTTCATGGCGCTCGCGATTGCTTTTTCGGTTCATGAATTTGCCCATGCGTACGTCGCTTATAAGTTCGGCGACCCGACGGCAAAAAACGAGGGAAGGCTGACGTTAGCCCCGCTTGCCCATCTCGATTTGCTTGGCACATTGCTTATTTTTCTTGCCGGATTCGGCTGGGCGAAACCTGTGCCGGTGAATCGGCTTAACTTTGCAAATCCGCGCCTTGCCGGGATTCTTGTGTCGGCCGCAGGTCCTTTCAGCAATCTTCTTCTTGCCGCGTTCGGGTTTTTGGTGTGGTATAGCATGATTCGTTTTGGCGTGATGGCGGCGATTCCAGATTGGTTTGCCGCCGGGTTTGACACGTTTTTTCAGATTTTTATTAGTTTAAATGCGGTGTTGTTTATTTTTAACTTGCTTCCGTTTCCTCCGCTTGACGGTTATCGGATTATCGAGGATTTGGCGCCACAAGGCGTTCGCGTAAAGCTGACGCAGTGGGAAAGTTACGGGGCGCTGCTTTTTCTGATTCTTGTGTTGACGCCACTCGACCGTTATACGATACAGCCGCTTTTCAATGTAGCGATTCCGTTTGTATTGGAAAGCTTGCAATCCTTTTTTTCCGCGGTATTCTTTTAA
- a CDS encoding 2-hydroxymuconate tautomerase, translating to MPYVTIKMLEGRTDEQKKALVEKVTEAVAETTGASKDKIVVFIEEMSKNHYAIAGKRLSDE from the coding sequence ATGCCTTACGTTACGATCAAAATGCTCGAGGGACGCACGGACGAGCAGAAAAAGGCGCTTGTCGAAAAAGTGACAGAAGCGGTCGCCGAAACAACAGGCGCCTCGAAAGACAAAATTGTCGTGTTTATTGAAGAAATGTCGAAAAACCATTACGCGATCGCCGGAAAACGTTTAAGCGACGAGTAA
- a CDS encoding YwhD family protein, whose protein sequence is MEKKKKNIGFNIIKDDPTDGHGGFGAGVLSLENVSPVIIDVEAGEAFVDMGAMHARSVVERGIKFSPNRDEVPNGKPYWIVWVTIERKEEGPYYAGVTACEMTVDREARRGYKLLPEHVNRLDKSLKRRIIVDHMDEKSKRVLAEFLKQHDIEMWNRSSEELRKGLEGGE, encoded by the coding sequence ATGGAGAAGAAAAAGAAAAATATCGGATTTAATATCATTAAAGATGATCCAACGGACGGCCACGGCGGATTTGGCGCGGGGGTGTTAAGCTTGGAAAATGTTTCCCCGGTCATTATCGACGTCGAAGCGGGGGAAGCGTTCGTGGATATGGGAGCGATGCATGCCCGGAGCGTAGTGGAGCGGGGAATTAAATTTTCGCCAAATCGCGATGAAGTGCCGAACGGGAAGCCGTATTGGATCGTATGGGTGACGATCGAACGAAAAGAAGAAGGGCCGTATTATGCCGGAGTGACAGCATGCGAAATGACGGTCGATCGCGAGGCGCGCCGCGGCTATAAGCTGCTTCCAGAGCATGTGAATCGTTTAGATAAGTCACTAAAGCGCCGTATCATCGTCGATCATATGGACGAAAAATCAAAACGGGTACTGGCGGAATTTTTAAAACAACATGATATCGAAATGTGGAATCGTTCGAGCGAGGAATTGAGAAAGGGATTGGAAGGCGGGGAATAA
- a CDS encoding transglycosylase domain-containing protein — protein sequence MEIIPSSRFRGTWKYIRAFVFISLILAIFFAVALAGLIAFAKLKGAPPLAVPQTTIFYADDGSKIGESDNGQTRYWVNIEDISPYIVQATIAVEDRKFYEHHGFDIKRIAGAVVANIKAMAKVQGASTITQQYARNLFLNHDKTWTRKLQEALYTIRLEANYSKKQILEGYLNTIYYGHGAYGIEAASHYYFGKPAKKLTLSEAAMLAGIPKGPYYYSPFIDEKRAKARQKTVLSSMAKAGYISGKEAEQAYQTPLVYSRHHEAKKKKIAPYFQDVVKYALRNQLGLDERTIETGGLRVYTSLDPKMQEIAERKIHDIIDPHSNIQVALVAMDPRSGEVKALVGGRNYDKSPFNRAVQAERQPGSTFKPFLYYAAIQQGFTPSTQMRSELTTFTFDDGKATYTPRNYNNYYANDEITLAQAIALSDNVFAVKTHLFIGEDKLVETAKKLGITSKLKAVPSLALGTSPVKVIDMVKAYSAFANNGKKVEPIFIKKVVNHQGETIYEYKPSGKQALDPDAAYVTAQLMTGMFDPKLNDYTTVTGQSIRKQITRPYAGKSGTTKTDSWMIGFAPQLVAGVWTGYDRGETMDKIAEKQYAKQIWVQFMEESLRGKPKKKFKPTKGVVGVYVDPDNGKLATKSCPVKRLTYYIAGTEPTDYCTDHLHRKKSKDTEEKKKWFEKWFPWF from the coding sequence TTGGAAATCATTCCAAGCAGCCGGTTTCGCGGAACGTGGAAATACATTCGGGCGTTCGTCTTCATCAGTTTGATCCTAGCAATCTTCTTCGCCGTTGCGCTTGCCGGTTTGATCGCGTTCGCCAAATTAAAAGGGGCCCCACCTCTAGCCGTGCCGCAAACGACGATTTTTTACGCGGATGACGGCTCGAAAATCGGCGAAAGCGATAACGGGCAAACTCGTTACTGGGTGAACATTGAAGATATATCCCCCTATATTGTACAGGCAACGATCGCTGTAGAAGACCGGAAATTTTATGAACATCACGGCTTTGATATAAAGCGGATTGCCGGCGCCGTTGTCGCGAATATAAAGGCGATGGCGAAAGTGCAAGGAGCAAGCACCATTACCCAGCAATACGCGCGCAATTTATTTTTAAACCACGATAAAACATGGACGCGAAAATTGCAAGAAGCGTTATATACAATCCGTCTTGAAGCGAATTACAGCAAAAAGCAAATTTTAGAAGGATACTTAAACACCATTTACTACGGCCATGGCGCTTACGGAATCGAAGCGGCCTCCCATTATTATTTCGGAAAACCGGCAAAAAAGCTTACATTAAGCGAAGCCGCGATGCTAGCCGGAATCCCAAAAGGCCCGTATTACTATTCGCCGTTCATTGACGAAAAGCGGGCGAAAGCGCGGCAAAAAACGGTGCTTTCGTCGATGGCCAAAGCCGGATACATCAGCGGAAAAGAAGCGGAACAAGCGTATCAAACTCCGCTTGTTTATTCCCGCCATCACGAAGCGAAAAAGAAAAAAATTGCCCCTTATTTTCAAGATGTGGTGAAATATGCGCTGCGCAATCAATTAGGGTTGGATGAACGCACGATTGAAACGGGCGGATTGCGCGTGTATACGTCGCTTGATCCAAAAATGCAAGAAATTGCAGAACGAAAAATTCATGACATCATTGACCCTCATTCGAACATTCAAGTTGCGCTTGTCGCGATGGATCCGCGCTCGGGAGAAGTAAAAGCCCTTGTCGGCGGCAGAAATTACGATAAAAGCCCTTTCAACCGCGCAGTGCAAGCGGAGCGGCAGCCGGGTTCAACGTTTAAACCGTTTCTATATTACGCGGCCATTCAGCAAGGATTCACGCCATCGACGCAAATGAGAAGCGAGTTGACCACCTTTACCTTTGACGATGGAAAAGCGACTTATACACCGCGCAACTACAATAACTATTATGCGAATGACGAAATTACGCTCGCTCAGGCGATTGCCTTGTCGGATAACGTATTCGCCGTAAAAACGCATTTATTTATCGGCGAAGACAAACTTGTCGAAACGGCGAAAAAACTTGGCATTACAAGCAAATTAAAAGCGGTTCCTTCCCTTGCGCTCGGAACATCGCCGGTGAAAGTGATCGACATGGTGAAAGCCTACAGCGCGTTTGCCAATAACGGTAAAAAAGTCGAGCCAATTTTTATTAAAAAAGTCGTCAATCATCAAGGCGAAACGATTTACGAATATAAACCATCAGGCAAGCAGGCGCTCGATCCGGACGCCGCATATGTAACGGCCCAGCTGATGACGGGCATGTTTGACCCGAAATTAAACGACTACACCACTGTCACCGGGCAATCGATTCGCAAACAGATTACGCGCCCGTACGCAGGAAAATCAGGAACGACCAAAACGGACAGCTGGATGATCGGGTTTGCCCCACAACTAGTTGCAGGGGTATGGACCGGTTATGACCGCGGGGAAACGATGGATAAAATCGCGGAGAAACAATATGCAAAACAAATTTGGGTGCAATTTATGGAAGAGAGCTTACGAGGAAAACCAAAGAAAAAATTTAAACCAACGAAAGGAGTCGTTGGCGTCTATGTCGACCCGGACAATGGCAAGCTCGCGACGAAATCGTGTCCGGTAAAACGCCTCACTTATTATATCGCTGGCACAGAACCGACCGATTACTGCACCGACCATTTGCATCGCAAAAAATCAAAGGACACGGAAGAAAAGAAAAAATGGTTTGAAAAATGGTTTCCTTGGTTCTAA